One Poecilia reticulata strain Guanapo linkage group LG19, Guppy_female_1.0+MT, whole genome shotgun sequence genomic window carries:
- the cdc42ep1a gene encoding cdc42 effector protein 1, with amino-acid sequence MNLQEKLSGLKGLVSPGRRRHKGDLTADMISPPLGDFRHTMHVGRGGDVFGDTSFLSNHGGSANGGNGDADSVSSPDNKIGAFFSRTLRHIRRGSDNRPRDAAKELSPPPPAVSPIIKNAISLPRLDVDTPNGSPTARALFPGSPPDREKSCYGLDSGFVTLPRLSRLERQQPSIRGSLTDQTDAILSPCSAAIVTSEPKRTTRAAYSDSLPSLTSLDTFTFDLGPSLMSEVFGLIDGRPEESGAAWRAEEAESACGSDGSATVSFVDSLLREDGGGGTSPHRCEEENAARGFSGEVPDVLLGSAERVGVRMESERFQSATDVLARHYGVGLLKGQNKMEELRSQPRKTTSYSFMDDEEEIKV; translated from the exons ATGAATCTTCAGGAGAAGCTGTCCGGCCTCAAAGGCCTGGTGTCCCCCGGCCGGCGGCGCCATAAGGGCGACCTGACGGCGGATATGATCAGCCCTCCGCTGGGCGACTTCCGCCACACCATGCACGTCGGACGCGGCGGCGACGTCTTCGGAGACACGTCCTTCCTGAGCAACCACGGCGGGTCGGCCAACGGCGGCAACGGCGACGCCGACTCCGTCTCCTCACCCGACAACAAGATCGGCGCGTTTTTCTCCAGGACGCTGCGTCACATCCGGCGGGGCTCGGACAACCGACCCCGGGACGCAGCGAAGGAGTTGTCGCCGCCGCCGCCCGCCGTGTCGCCCATCATCAAGAACGCCATCTCCCTCCCGCGGCTGGACGTCGACACGCCCAACGGGAGTCCCACCGCCAGGGCGCTGTTCCCCGGATCCCCGCCGGACCGGGAGAAGAGCTGCTACG GTCTGGATTCCGGGTTCGTCACTCTGCCCCGTCTGTCCCGGTTGGAGCGCCAGCAGCCGTCCATCCGCGGCTCTCTCACCGATCAGACCGACGCCATCTTGTCTCCCTGCTCCGCCGCCATCGTGACCTCTGAACCCAAACGGACGACCCGCGCTGCGTACTCCGACTCCTTGCCCTCCCTCACGTCCCTGGACACCTTCACCTTTGACCTCGGCCCGTCCCTAATGAGCGAAGTGTTCGGGCTGATCGACGGGCGCCCGGAGGAGAGCGGCGCCGCGTGGCGGGCGGAGGAGGCGGAGTCGGCGTGCGGGTCGGACGGTTCCGCCACCGTGTCCTTCGTGGACTCGTTGCTGAGGGAGGACGGCGGCGGCGGGACGAGTCCTCACCGGTGTGAGGAGGAAAACGCGGCGAGGGGATTCTCCGGGGAAGTGCCGGACGTGCTGCTGGGTTCGGCTGAGCGGGTCGGGGTCCGGATGGAGAGCGAGCGGTTTCAGAGCGCTACCGACGTGCTAGCACGCCACTACGGCGTCGGCctcttaaagggacagaacAAGATGGAGGAGCTCCGGAGTCAGCCCAGGAAGACAACATCCTACAGCTTCATGGACGATGAGGAGGAAATCAAAGTCTGA
- the sh3bp1 gene encoding SH3 domain-binding protein 1, giving the protein MLRQPLSFLKQFGSAARSQDATDLLHEDLVQVEQRVEPAKKAAQVLHKKLLACMQSPVGLEAERRMKKLPLMLLSISMAESLKDFDAQSSIRRVLEMCCFMEKMLATMLADFELTVEKEVLEPLNKLSEEDLPEILRNKKQFAKLTTDWNNARIRSQASSGPQAKQDGLREEVEEAWRRLESIKDQYSADLYHFATKEDDYANYFIRFLELQADYHKTSHQFLDRNISELKENHSQKDPAAGLSSLKVYGEPLLSHLSQSGRAIAAPIEECIHMLLRTAMREEGLFRLAAAASVVKRLKTCLNQGAVDHGEFSMDPHAVAGALKCYLRELPEPLMTFELYSDWFTAAGEKDLNVKLEKFRELLQKLPPSNYNNLRYLVQFLFLLSEQQAVNKMTPSNIAIVLGPNLLWPRAEGEAALFDMAAASSVQVVMVIEPLIQCSSSLFPEAVDFEIPEFPEVPDAPAPAAQTFFSERDRLSRTVSSSSSTSSCSSFHLPLSKTNSTASQDSGGVFRAKSGSIGSRSGTTWGSPASDLAANQNAASSDPSESSTAPAPRSSSESGSTQDQIPTPSPRATVPNPAAPTRNPTQRQSLDQSQLEPILEAPPDSPKATLTITSPYKPKRAFNLTKPSQTSEPVGSVQFSKPRAPGPPKAQAPPKAQAPPPKASAPAANATPGAPPTSVKKPAPKRGGVRAPSCPPPLPPPSQPKPFPSVAQ; this is encoded by the exons ATGCTGCGGCAGCCTCTCAGCTTCCTGAAGCAGTTCGGATCGGCAGCAAG GTCGCAGGATGCCACTGATCTTCTACATGAGGATCTGGTGCAG GTGGAGCAGCGGGTGGAGCCGGCCAAGAAGGCGGCGCAGGTCCTCCATAAGAAGCTGCTGGCCTGCATGCAGAGTCCTGTAGGACTGGAGGCCGAAAGGAGAATG aAGAAACTTCCTCTGATGCTGCTGTCCATCAGCATGGCGGAGAGCCTGAAGGACTTTGATGCTCAGTCCTCCATCAG GCGAGTGCTGGAGATGTGCTGCTTCATGGAGAAGATGCTGGCCACCATGTTGGCCGACTTCGAGCTGACGGTGGAGAAGGAAGTCCTGGAGCCGCTCAACAAGCTGAGCGAG GAGGATTTACCTGAAATCCTGAGGAACAAGAAGCAGTTTGCGAAGCTCACCACAGACTGGAACAACGCGCGGATCAG GAGCCAGGCGAGCAGCGGGCCGCAGGCCAAGCAGGACggcctcagggaggaggtggaagaggCCTGGAGGAGGCTGGAGAGCATCAAG gACCAGTACTCTGCGGACTTGTACCACTTCGCCACTAAAGAAGATGACTATGCGAACTACTTCATCCGT TTTCTGGAGCTGCAGGCGGATTATCACAAGACATCCCACCAGTTCCTGGACAGGAACATCAGCGAgctgaaagagaaccacagccaGAAAG aTCCGGCGGCGGGTCTCTCCAGCCTGAAGGTTTACGGCGAGCCGCTGCTGTCTCATCTGAGCCAGAGCGGCAGGGCGATCGCGGCGCCCATCGAGGAGTGCATCCACATGCTGCTGCGGACGGCCATGAGGGAGGAG GGCCTGTTTCGTCTGGCGGCCGCCGCCTCGGTGGTGAAGCGGCTGAAAACCTGCCTGAACCAGGGCGCGGTGGACCACGGCGAGTTCAGCATGGACCCTCACGCCGTCGCAG GAGCCTTGAAGTGTTACCTCCGGGAGCTCCCTGAACCCCTGATGACCTTTGAACTGTACAGTGATTGGTTTACAGCTGCAGG AGAAAAAGATCTGAATGTGAAGTTGGAGAAGTTCagggagctgctgcagaaactaCCGCC TTCAAACTACAACAACCTCAG GTACCTGGTCCAGTTCCTGTTCCTGCTGTCGGAGCAGCAAGCCGTCAACAAGATGACGCCCAGCAACATCGCCATCGTCCTGGGCCCCAACCTGCTGTGGCCGCGCGCTGAAGG GGAAGCCGCTCTGTTCGACATGGCGGCGGCGTCTTCGGTCCAGGTGGTGATGGTCATCGAGCCGCTGATCCAGTGCAGCTCCAGCCTGTTCCCAGAAG CTGTTGACTTTGAGATCCCTGAGTTTCCTGAAGTCCCAGATGCTCCAGCTCCTGCTGCCCAGACCTTCTTCTCAGAGAGGGACCGGCTGAGCAGAACCGTGTCCTCCTCTTCGTCCAcgtcctcctgctcctccttccACCTGCCGCTCTCCAAAACAAACAG CACCGCCTCCCAGGACAGCGGCGGCGTCTTCCGGGCTAAATCCGGTTCTATTGGCAGCCGCAGCGGCACCACATGGGGAAGCCCCGCCTCTGacctggcagccaatcagaacgcagCATCCAGCGATCCGTCTGAGTCCAGCACAGCTCCAGCTCCCAGGTCGTCCTCTGAATCCGGATCCACGCAGGACCAGATCCCGACTCCGTCTCCCAGGGCGACGGTGCCAAACCCGGCCGCTCCGACGAGGAATCCCACCCAGAGGCAGAGTTTGGACCAGTCCCAGCTGGAGCCCATTCTGGAGGCGCCGCCTGATTCTCCCAAGGCGACTCTGACGATAACATCACCGTACAAAC cgAAGCGAGCCTTCAACCTGACCAAACCCAGTCAGACCAGTGAGCCGGTGGGATCGGTCCAGTTCTCCAAACCCAGAGCGCCGGGACCGCCCAAGGCTCAGGCTCCGCCCAAGGCTCAGGCTCCGCCCCCTAAAGCTTCAGCCCCGGCCGCCAACGCCACGCCGGGCGCTCCGCCCACCAGCGTGAAGAAGCCTGCGCCGAAAAGGGGCGGAGTCAGAGCGCCGAGCTGCCCGCCGCCTCTCCCGCCGCCGTCGCAGCCCAAACCGTTTCCCTCCGTGGCGCAGTGA